DNA from Felis catus isolate Fca126 chromosome B3, F.catus_Fca126_mat1.0, whole genome shotgun sequence:
tcttcttacgagggcactaatcccatcctggggcccccaccctgctgacctcgTCTAAACCTAAGCACCCCCAGACACCTCATCTGCAAATACCATCGCATCGGGGCTTAGGGCTTCAGCAGATGAGTTTTGCTGGGGACACATTTCAGTCCATAGCACCCTCCTACACTACTACAGCCCTCCCCCGATCCCCGCCCTGTCCTGGTGACCTCAGGATGGCTGTGGTCCTTCCAGCGCTGTCCAAGCAGCCGGGCCAGGGGCCAGGCGAGGTCTGCAGGCTCTGGAGGAAgagtccctcccctctctgtcctctgtcctctgcagGGGGTGTCTGTTGGCTTTAGTTGTCTCCCCCAGCCCCGGCTCGAAGGGCCCCAAAAGCCTCAAGACTTCCGGCCCCGGCGTGGATGGCAGTGGTCACCTCCTGGCCGGGGAGGCCGGCTGCACCTTAGAAGAGTCGCTGGTGACAGGGCAGACCTCCCGAGCGGCAGGCTCTTCTCTTGTCAGGACAAcagtggagagaaagaggaaaagggtgACATTCTAGTTAGAAGgagaaaatacaggggcgcctgggtggctcagtcggtggagttccgacttcggcttaggtcacgatctcgcggtttgtgagttcgagccccaagtcgggctctgtgctgacagctcagagtttggagcctgcttcggattctgtgtctccctctctctctctcaaaaataaacaaacatttaaaaaattataaaaaaagaaagagaaaataccccAGGGAGACCTGGAGAGTAATTCCAAGGCGATACGTGACCAAGTGCCAGTTTATAATGGTCCAGAATCCCTCATGTGCAATTCTGGTATCTCCACATATTCGAAGTTTCTCTTAATTTGCTTGCTGGCAaaagtgacctgagctgacgtgaGGCAGCTTGTGACACCTGTGGTTTTTCCACCTGAAGTACATGTCCGCGCTTCCTGTGCTGTGGTTTTCACAGGGCTGGTTCTGGAGTCCGGCCCTGGCCCAGGAGTTCTGCTGGAATCCAGGGATGTGTGCCAGTGCCGGCCCGTCGTCAAGTGCGTTTGGGCATCCGGCTGGGAGCTGGAAAGGAAACACCGGATGAGCAGAAGCAGGGCGCTTTAATCCCCCGGGAATcgtttttcagataaataaagaacataaagATGTCAAGTGCAACGTCGAATGCTCTCCATCCCGCACCAGCTCTGTGAATTCCAAGGAGAGCTCCAGGTTGGCCTCCCGGCGCTTTCTACTTTGGCGAGAGCCATGCCATCAGCCTTCTGGAAAGCCCGGTCTCAGACAGTGTTATGGGTTCAGCGTCCTTATAAAATGGGGGATCTGGACTCGCAGACAGACGTGCACGGAGGGAAGATGACGTGGAGACCGGAGACATAGCGCATAAGCCGAGGGCTGCCCCGGgggcttctggaagctggaagaaaCAGGTGGGATCCTTCCCCTAGAggctcagagggagcatggccctgtcgacaccttgactttggacttctttCCTGTAGGCTCGGGTGATCGAGTTTGGTTCCAAGCCACCCAGGTTGTGGCGCTTAGTTAGGACAGCCACGGGAAGGTCACGTGAGGAAGCTCCCCGAAGCCGGTCCCGGGGCCCAGGCCTCAGCAGAAGACCTAGaggctttcctctctcctctcctctcagctggcttggggtgggtggagaggaaacgctgaggttgggggggggggatgaggggGCTCCTGCTGTGGCCCGCTTTGGTCTGGGCTTGTGTGGGCCAGCCCGGAAGCAGAGTAGCCTTCCTCTGTGAGGCCAGTGGGTGCTGGGCTTGACGGGGCCTGCATGGCTCAGGGTGGACGCCCCCATCCCTCGGGGAACCGCGTCTTCTTAGTACGCATAATTAATCGACGTTTCTGCGGACAACTGAACTACAGCAGCCTTTGCGGGGGACAGCCCTGAAGGCAGAGTCCCAGGCAACCTCATTTGGTTTGGGGGCTCCTCCGTAGCCTTTGCTCAGAGCCAGACCCCACGGGAGCCCCACCGAGTAGAAGAAACCGGTTCTTCGCAGATGACTGGGTTCTGAGAAGCAGCCCGGGAGCCAAACCACGGCCTCCTCGCCCTCGCGACAAAGGCAAAGGTGACCCCAGAGTGATGCCGTCCAGCCCCCGCTTCCTGCTCTGGGAGCATCCGGAGGGGCCAGGGCCCTGTGCGACCTCAGTGCTCACGTCTCACTCGTTCCCTACAGGACGGGGGCCCAGACGGTGACACGAGAGCTGGAACCCCTCGGTCTGTCTGGCCCCTGGAATGCCGGCCTGCTTCTTCCATGGCCCTCCGGGCACTGCCCCGCATGACCCGGCCCTCCTTCCCCGCCTCCCACCACCAGAATCAGGCAAATGAATGAATTCTCCCTTCGGGCCCCAAATGGGGATGTGATCTTGGCACTTTTGGAAGAGAGCAAGCTTGAGCCGGTCGAGGGACCTGGGCTTCTGGGTGGGTGTCCGGTGGGCAGGACAGAACCCCTTAGGAAGGATGAGCTGGTCGGGGACGGACCTGAGACACCAAAAGTTGGCCAGGAGTGCCGTCCTCAGCGAGCGCAGCGGAGGCAGCCCTCCGGCGGGGCACATCACTCCTGCCCGTCTCCTCCGCAGCCCAGGGCAGACCTTTGGGCAGGCCTGGCCGCCGGACGGCCATCTCCATCCCAGGATGCATGCTCCTGGATGTCGGGAAATGCCAGGGGAGGGAGTCAGGAGAAACACAGGCGCTAATCCGAAACCATCTTGGTGATTAGCACAGGTCCCGGAGCAGGAAAAGGACTTGGCCTTTAGGCTCCTGATTTAACGTCTACTAACAGTGAACTGCACGTGCCTGAGATTTCACTCTCCtggttctctcttccttccagacTCCTGCCTGTGAGGACAGTGCCCCCTGACCCTGGGTCTTCCCCACGgcccttctttcctctccctgccccccacccctcactctgTCTGGATCTAGCCTAAACCCATGCCTTTGCAGCCCTGACAGGCCACtgtcttcccagaatcctctctGTGAGCTCCAGACACACGGAACCAAGGGACCGGGTTCTCCCCCTTCGAAGTCAGCAGGTCCCAAGTCAACGTCATGATGCCCTCCGGCCCACTTCTCCCTCCGTCCTCTTAGGGGGAAGCTCTGACCCATTAGCGCTTTGTGCACGAtcctttgatggcttccttttgCTTCAAGTCCAGCCTCTGGCTGAGCGCTCAGTCTGGCTTCCACAGACTTTTCTAGCTTCTGTTCCCACCCTTCCCCACGGGCAGTGCTCCCTGATACACCATTGATGGTGGTGGCTTACTTGTCAAAATGCCTGGGGGGGCTGCAGGCAGTCAGCGCTCCGATCGGAGTCCAGGGGCGCTAAGTATCCTGGTGCAGGACACACGGGAGAAGGCTGTCGCTGCCCCTCGTCCACTGCCCCGCGCCAAGTCGCCCCGTGCTTCCCCAAGGCTCAGGCTCTCGTGCTCCTCTGTGCCCCCGAAGCTCCCTCTGCCCGGCACACCCTTCCCTAGCTCCTTCATCCGGCTTGTCTTCATCTGTCCCCCTACACCTTCCCTGCATCCCTTTCGTGAACGGGCTCCTAACCCACAGGCTGGGTCAGATACGCCTCTGGGGTACTCACATGTGACTGGCGAGGCCTCCTGGGGCCTTAAGGGGCAGGAACTGTGATTCCCCTGCGGGCCCCTGCCACCaggtgagctccttgagggcagggtccAGGCCCACAGAAGGCcccttggaggggcgcctggggggcgcagtcagctaaacgtctgactcttgatttgggctcaggtcacgatctcagggttcatgagttccagctccacatagggctctgaggtgacagtgcagagcctgcttaggactctctctctccctctctctgcccctccctgctctctccctctctctcaaaagataaacttaaaaaaaataaaaaggccccAGGGAATAGAATCAATGACCCAAGTGTTAGCTTTTCAGGGACTCTCCCCGGCCCTGCATCAAGGAAGGGGAGTCTACCTGCTTCTTTCTGCCCGAGCTGTCCAAGCTGGGCCCGAACAGTCGCAGGGAGGTGGGGCTGCGGGTTCTTCAGCTGCCTGTAGATTACAGGGAAGTGATGCAGAGGGTCACCAGAATCTGGGAAGACCTTCAACCGCAAGGAAATGGTGGCTGGGGAGTCGGTGGGGCTGGGATGATGAGGAGATGGGGCCCCGGAGCTGTGAACCCCGGGACCCTGGTTCTAGAGTGGCTGGTGGAGGTGCACTCCGCCCCCACGCTCCCCCAGTGAGGTCCTAGCTGATTTTCTAAGGTTCTGGGTGTGTCTGCAAGAGTTTAAGCTGAAACACAGAGTAAGTCTTGGAAGAAtattctggagagagagaaggaggaaaataaagggaATCTTTATTCCTTGCTGTGACTCAAAGACAGTTTCCACCTAACAGAGGGGCCCGTGGGTTGGGTCCCGGCCATGcccaggcagggcaggtgggctgtgaggtgaaggggggggggaggggggcaggggcgaGGACCTTTTGGGactggaagagaggcagagggaggtctCATCTTCATGACgcccagccttttttttttaatccgaaTAGAGTTATATGAAAAACTGTCCCCAAAATGGACAAAACTGTACAAACATCCACAAAACAGGAAGCTCCGATGATGAGATCAACACAACGTGCAGCACCAAGCCGTTAAGACTCAGGTGTGTGGATAAAATGCTCTGCAGCTattttttcaaagaggaaaaataatcagCTCAAAAAACCCTGACAATATTTTAGTGCATTGTTACTAACTTCCTTTATTAGGGTTTCATAAAAGAGCTGGAAGATTCTCCAGAAATGGGAAGCTTCTCCTGTGCGAGCCTTAGCCCCCCGCCGGGGGGCAAAGAAGGGAATACGTTTTCCTGCCAGAATATTTGGACATATAAAAGCAGTTAAATGAAATGCCACATGGGTTTCTATCCGGCTGTTTTTCATTCCAGCACATTCATGAGGGGCGTTCGGCGGGGAATCCCGGAGGTTGTGCCGGCCAGATGTGGGGTTGGAGCTGCTTTGGGCCCGGGGCTGGTTCTCCCTCGGCTTGGCCCTTCAGCTACATCCGGGAAGGCAGAGCAGGCCTCGGGTTCCCTATGCTCTCGGCCCTCCCTTGTGCTTCTGCAGCTTGTCGTGCACAACGAGCTGGACGCCTCCGCCAAGGCCATGGTTCTGGAACAGCGCGCCAAGAACCGAGGTTCCTGGGATGCCGACATCCGGGGCTTCAGGCCCGCGCTCGCGGCGAGGGCCTTCCGGATGGCCCGGAAGTGATCGCGTCCGGGGTCAGCACGAGGGCACTCAGCAAGCTGGTGACGGTGGAGGGCGCGCAGGTGGTCTACTCTCGCAATGCAGGCAGGTGCGCGCGGCGGGGTCGTTCCCCGGGCGGGTGGGGAGGACGCGCGGCCTTACGACCAGCCCCCCTCCCGGGTCGTCCCCCTTCCCCACCGGGAGGCCATCCTGTGCCGTGCAGCGGCCACTTGCTCACGCGGTGCAGACCAGCGCGTGGTCatctcgccccccccccctccaccccccgggGTCTCggttccaacccccccccccctccatccgGGCCTTTGGTGCCTTGCTAGAGAAGAGATGGGAAGGCGTGTTTCGAGAGCCACTCAAGTCTGTggatgctttgtttttatttcttgcgGCCCGAGTTGTGAGCTATTCTGATTCAGCCCCACACACAGGTTGATTTACCTTGTTCCTGCGAACTCTGACCCGCAGTGgatagttccccccccccccccgcccacaagagaatgaatgaagaagTGACTCAGTGCAGACACGAAAGAGAGGGGTTCCTAGGGGAAAAGGGGTTTGGGACTAGTCGCTTTGAAAATCTGGTCCCTTCCCGGGCCTGGCCACTTGATGGTCGTGGGACGGTGAGACCAAGAGTCAGTCTCTTCCTGGCTCACTCCCAGCCACGTGCGCTTTCTGAGgcagaagaacaaaacagaagtcTTCCTGGGTGGCAGCCTACCCCCCTCAGGCTTTGGGGGTGCTGCGGAGGCCCTTTTGCTTACGTTGCCCTGGGGTAAGAGGCCCGCGCCAGGAGTATGGTGGCACTTTGTGTGGTTGCAGATACGTCTGTGATTACACCTGCTACCTGTCTTTGCATCAAGGGAATGGGCGCACGGCCCTCGTCCGCGTGCCTCCATTATCCTGTTGGCTCCCAGGACGTGCTGGACGAGATGAGAAAGCCCGAGCTCAAAGCCCAGTTTGCAGAAAACTCAACCTCGGTGATTCCAGCCCCGGGGAACCGATGGGGGGGACTGCTCCtttagagaaaattaaatgtttcaaTCCCGTGTGCAGAGTTCAACTGTGCTTtgagagactttttaaaaatggcttgtAAAACAGTTTACACAGAGGGAGAAAGCTCTAAATTAGCCCAACGAAATCACAAAGGGTTATTTTATTGtcagaagaaagaagaacacTCTGAAAGGCAGACATTTCACAAGGGATTAACTAGCTTCAGTTATGGTTTTCAtgacaataaaatgaaatcctagtaattttttttttccctcttaaaaagACTGTGCAGCGGGCCTGTGTGATCCTGCCCGGATTGCTAAAACCGCAGACCTGTTTGGCAGAGCTGCGTGTGACGGGGTGATCTGTGACCAGCTGGCTGTGGGGAAACACAGGTGTAGCTGCCGCTGGGTACCCTGTTCCTGGCCGCCCAGCTCATGCCTCCAGGTGCTGGGTGCAGCTTCTGAGCCACTGGGTCTGTagtgtttggtttttctttttctaatgtctttttaaaaaattgtgttttcatgCACAGGATAAAATTTACCCTTTAgccatgaaatttttttttcttttaatgtttatttatttttgagagagagagagagagcacgaacagaggaggggcagagagagggagacacagaatctgaagcaggctctaggctctgaactgtcagcacagagccccatgtggggcgcgaactcatggactgcgagatcatgacctgagctgaagtcggatgcttaacctactgagccacccaggcacccctttagtgTCTGGTCTTAAAGGAGAATAGCTAGGTTTGGCTTCTCTGCCACAATGGGTGTTATACTTACTTTTTAGAAGCAGAATCTCCCCTTCTCAGCTATCATGTTGCCTTTGGGCAAACACTTGGCACTGGGTCTTGTGCCAAGCTGCTCAAAGCAAGGTTTTATCTTGTGTTTGCTAGGGGCAGATATCCAACGAGATACATTGTTTTTTTGGAGGAAGGGGTTGAAGGTGGCTAAGGTCTGGGAAATTTCTTGTTCCTTGTGCTCCCTATCACTTTCATttaattaccttaaaaaaaaaaaaagcattattcaCTTAGTATCCAGATTCCTTCACcataagaaaaagcatttgcagCTTAATAACAGAGGAACTGGGCGGGCCTTGCTTGTTTGATCATTAGCTCTCTAGCACACTTGTGCCTTTGGAACAGACTTTAGAGGACCCCTTTTGCAAATGAAACTCGGTTGACATAAACCAGTTCAGAGTCACATTGTAGCAGATCAAAGGCAGCTAAGCAGGATGGTACAGCCAGCATGCACTCGCGTGGGTCCGGCCGCACTGGTTGCTCAAGTGGAGAGCCTTCCGTATTTGTAGGCAAACACCTGCTACCCAGAGCCCCGtgcccatcctccaccccctGTAGCTTCTGTCTCAGGCCGGGGCAAGCAGGGGGCCTCGGGACCCAGCCTCAGGGTCATTTCAGACTGCTTGGCACCAGGCGATGCATGTTTCATAAACTTTTAGATGTCAGCCAGTTGGGAGGCCCAGAGCTCCCTCTTGATGACCGTCCCCATCATCTCCCCCTGTGTGACCTCTGATGTTCCTCAGGGAGAATCCCAGAGGGCCCTCTCACATCCCCCTGTCGGTACATCCTGGGGCCTGTTTACTTGGGGCTGTTACCTGGCGGTTCTGAGTCTGAGAGCTGACCCAGCTTAAACAGGTTGAACCCTGGGTTGGCCACTTAATAGctaggggggggggggcgggtctccGGCACGTCTGTATGTTTGCTCATCCGAAGAAGAGTAAAGTCCTTCCTTTGCAGAGTCGTGAATATCTGGTGAGAGAACGGATGTGTgagcgcccccctcccctccccctcctcctgttcccccccccccccttgcagaATCTGGGCTTGTGACTGGACCCGCCGGGGAAGTACAGAAATAGCCCCGCGGGATCTGTGCTCTTTAAGAAGTGGCGCGGTGGGGAGAGGCTCTAACGGTTTGTAAAGACGCAGCACCTTCACCCTGAGAAGACACTGCTGCCGCTTCCAGCTGAGGACGGGCGCGGAAGGCGCCGCCACAAGCTGGGAGCGTGACCCTGATCGGCCGGGGATCGTGGGAGCGCTGCGCCTGGGTCCTGTGTCCCCACGGCAGCCCACACCCCCGCCCGTGCCTCGGAAGTGCGTCTGCCTGTACTCATCCGGCTACTGACGGTCCCGAGTGCCAGGGGTGAGCAGAAACCCTGGGGCCACACCAAGAGCTTCAGACAGCCCTCTCTTTGAGAAAGGCCTTTTGTTTTTAGGTCCAAGTATTTGTGCGACTCATCGGATCTGAAATAACCGTGGCCTTTGACCTCTGCTGCCCGCACCTTGCTACCCTGCCCTTTACACAGTGTCTGACCTTGTTCCTGGAGTGTAGTTTCTTACGATCGAAGTTTCGTGAAATGCTCAGCTTGCCTGATGTGCCTATGCATTTCTGGTCTGATTCCAGAACACTTACAGCTTGTTGCCTTTGAACATATATTCACATTTCTTACTATagccatcctccccccccccccactggggtgggggggaggaagcCCAGATTGTAGGTCATCAGCTAGAAAGTAACATTTTGAACACCGCCAGGGGGCCACACCCCCGTGTGGGCCTGCTTGGGTCTCACATGCCTCCTGACAAGGTATGCTGGCCACGAGGTACCAACAAGGACAGGGAAATGCGAAGTTGGAGTCCTTCGTCCCAGAGTCACCCGAGGGCAAACCTGGCTCGGCCTAACTTTTGTCAGTGGAAGGTACAGGAAAAGTCTACGGATCAGTCAAAAACGAAGTACAGATTTCTCTATCTTATGTATTCAAATTTTCTGCTAGCTGATttaatggagggagggagaagagcttCATCTTCAGCAATTTGCATGCTGCAAAGACTCAGCTGTCAGAAATAAAGCAAAGCCTTCACGCAGAACACCTCCAAGCGACATGTGTGAACACACACATGCCACACGTAGCTCAGCTCCCCTGCCTCAGAAGCGTGGGACTCTTCCAGAAAGGGAGGGGAACGAAATCAGAGACCAAAAATGCAtacagaattctttttatttaacttaaaccATGTAGTACTTTAACTACTAGAAAAAAGCAGAGTAAGAGAAACTAAAGTTGCCTTAGCTTCAGCCATTCAAAATagacaaagtttctttttttttttttcataatgtaaaGAATCCAGAGTATATCGCAGTAACAGGAATAAATTCTTACAACAgaatatacaaaaacattttgaaatttttttcatctactgattttttttttatataaacagaggattttttttttaggaataatTTATACACAGAAAGTCATTTTATGTAACAAATTGGCCATGTTATTacctttttttatacttttttaaaaaactttttttaaacaagaaaactcagaaaatgcATTATTTGCGATGCATCCATTCCATTGCGCCTTCtggtttgattcttttttctctttgccccagAGGTAGACACGCTGGCAAACCTCTCACCTCAACCTCACTGGCTTAGAAAGCAGACAGGTGTTTTCGCCAAGCACCTGTTCCACCTGTGGGTGTGTGTATGCAACGCCAAACATCTGAATGaacagttgaaaacaaaaaaccaattgTTTCTGGACCTTTCTCCCATGTAGTGCAAAACATCCAGATGTTTCTAACGATGGAGATTTTGTGGAGTAGTGTAGACATGGCCAATAATCCACTGGGAGCGAGAGGAAATGGAGTCCGACTTaaacacatttttgtgtgtgtgtgtgtgtgtgtgtgtactttttacGCAAAAGGACTTGTTTTGGACTGGAAAAATGTATCTTCGGTGTTCTgccttaaagaaaagaaatagggtCTCTTCCTTGTTAGAACAAAGCGCTAATCACGATATGAGGCATGTAAGCAAACGGCCTGTGCGCACAGAGTTATCATCATTAGCGTGATAAGTCTGCATGCTGTGATCACCGCGCCATCAGGTCCTTCCCTCTCCAGGCACTGCATGCCCACGGTGACGGCCCGACCAACCAAACCAGACGCTCAGGAGTGCCAGGGCCACCGCTGGGCTGCAGCGCCTCTGCTGGGTGCTTGGCCAATGAGGCTCCTTCAGTCTTACACTCCAAAGGGAAATGACCAGTGAAAGATGATCCCCTTCCCAACCAGAGGGTTCTGGAAGACCAAGATACTGAAGATACAGAACTACTTCTTAAATCATCATTCCTTTGTTATAAACTAGGGCACAAAGCATGGGGGAAAAGAGGGTGAACCAACGGCCTgggtcagggggaaaaaaaacaaaaacaaaaacttttttttttttttttggcatattgtAAAGCTAGCTAGTAAACAGGTGTCCTAAAAAATGGATCACAAACACACATttgcacacacagagaaaaaaagtgtCTTTAAATTATTTTCGGCAATTATAAActacaaacattttataaaattattctatgTTCTTACAAAAATGCAATGAAACATTTAATTAGTTCTTGTAAACCAGATCTTCGTCAACTGACTACCCGTAATCTACTGGACTTAAGAGCCCTATTGAAAACACTAATGAGTGactaattaaaacaatgtttaccAGAAAGATGTGGACACACACAAACGTGGACGTACAGATGAGTGATCATTATGTTCTTGcataacaaagtaaaacaaaaccctAAAGTCATGCCCCAGAACTGACAACCGACCGTTGTGATGCAGTTCTCATTCTTGAACGATCTCACTTAACTGCAACGACCGTTTCCAAAGTAGGATGTCAGGTTTATTTGTTGAAACCAAATGCCCTTGGATAACTGTTGCGCCTTGATGTGGTCTGATACCGTCAGAAACCATCAAGTTCAAAACGTGGCCCACACTTCTTGCTAGCCCTGTACCCTTCTGCTCGCCACTCTGCTCCATGTCACGTCATGACCCTGGTACAGTGGTTTCCCGCTGCCTGATCATCCCACCCTCAAGGGGTGTTCATCTGCTTTTTCTCTAAATGACCAACTAGCCATCTAAGCCGGACGCCCAAAATGAAACCCTCTGGCCTGTCCAAGGTCTGTATCTTCAGCATCTCTGGCAACAGAGGTTCAATCTACACAACATCCTCTCTTGAAGTTCTCATTTGTGCCACCGACTAGtcagaggggaggaagaaagttTGACTTTCATCACTGGTGCTTAGAGAGTGGATCTGGTCCGTATCGCCCAATGCTGCTTAgcccaggaaattaaaaaaacaaaacaaaaacaacaacaatgacaaaaacagCCGACAAACACAGAAGTAACAGTAACAAAAGAACCCCAAACCTTAAATGCGTTTCTGGGACTGCTGGAATGGGCCAAGGCATCAGGGTGCCTATGTTTTGGAAAGGAGTTGCCTTTGACACTGGCCACCCCGGGGAGGACCCGGCAGTGACAGCTGAGGACCTTGGGCCAAGCATCCTAGCCTTCTCACCGATCTGAACTGTAGTGTGACCTTGCCACAACAGCAGCCTGCATCATGCACAGCCACCCACCAATGGGAGGTGAGCCGCTGAGAAAGAGGCTTTGGTGGGACAGACTGGCCTAGAATTTGGCATCATACTCGGCTCGGAAATCTGTTATCCCGACCAAAACACACCACACCTCACGCCAAGCATTTTGCCGTCGGGTAGTTCCACagtcaccacttttttttttttttttttttttttttttttaattttaccaagCCACTTTTCCTACCATTGAAATGTCGTCCCAAGTCCTAAGAGACAGGTTGGAAGGAGAGGCCGCTGCCGGCCACGAACACGGTCTTCCATCTTCCAAGGAGGAAGCTCATTCCAACTGTGTGTCAAACGTCACGACATCCCACAAAGGAGAGCTGGAGTGGTCTGGGCGTCACACGGCTGACGTTCGACAGCGTCTCCAGAACACGCCAGCTCCTGCTGCCTCGGGGAAGGGCTGTGTGTGCTAACGTTTTAATGCTCACATCAATTCCATGATGTGCCTCAGTGGTTCACGTCACTTCAAGCAGCGTGAGCTGCTGTCAGGAGGAGGTTGCGTGGAAAAATGCCACAACGCAGCTTGATTAAATTATGTGGAGCATAcgaaagagaaaaatcaggagGTGGGAAAATCAGCATAAAATGAGGCTAGAACTGTGGACAGATGATGCCTTGGTAAAGTCAAGGTGGGTGGTTTGGTCCAGTAAAATGACTGCACCGTCACGCaagcaaaattttcttttatttaagtgtTTCTGAAGCTTTCGTTAGGATGGGCACTACGctattactgttttctttctactTAAAGAGAAACCACCTACgtaaaacaaagacagaaggaCACCAACAACTCGAGGACAGTTGAAACAAAACCCTTAGAACCAGCTGAATGATCTGTAGAAATCCAGTTGTGGAAACCGGTAGGTTTGTGCAAAAGAGGAGAGGCTACTATTCCCAGGGGTCACCTACAGTGCGGAAGAAGAAAACCCTGATCCGACAGTATTTCTCAGTGACCTTAAGATGCCAGGGGGCTGGGGAAAGAGAGTAGTGTGCTCGCAGGACGGAACTGCGGTGCGGGATCTGAAAGGAGCCACCGCCCTTCGGGAAAACCGCCACCGCGTCTCCCAGAGAGGATCACCGGTGCCTGCGAGAGCAGCGTCTGGAAGCGGGCAGTGCGCCGTCCGCCCGGGAGCAGCAGGTGATGGGATGGAGGTGAGGCCCCGGGCAG
Protein-coding regions in this window:
- the PGPEP1L gene encoding LOW QUALITY PROTEIN: pyroglutamyl-peptidase 1-like protein (The sequence of the model RefSeq protein was modified relative to this genomic sequence to represent the inferred CDS: inserted 2 bases in 1 codon; deleted 2 bases in 1 codon); the protein is MKCHMGFYPAVFHSSTFMRGVRRGIPEVVPARCGVGAALGPGLVLPRLGPSATSGKAEQASGSLCSRPSLVLLQLVVHNELDASAKAMVLEQRAKNRGSWDADIRGFRPARGEGLPDGPEVIASGVSTRALSKLVTVEGAQVVYSRNAGRYVCDYTCYLSLHQGNGRTALVRVPPLSCWLPXDVLDEMRKPELKAQFAENSTSVIPAPGNRWGGLLL